The Hyalangium gracile genome has a window encoding:
- a CDS encoding DUF2378 family protein, whose product MTPEKLVHAQTVEALFVRAFENRLTPASREAFKKVGLDLDRKLERSYTLEQWRTFLRTAAAHIYGGVPAEAAYYSLGGRFMDAWFGTFFGKALLGMARLAGPRRMLLRAAHGFRAGNNFSEVRVVERGPTSVELWMNDVMADQPTFAAGLLSRAVELAGGWRVVAIPEGFDGTCCTFHIRWSEAPAVETLTPGATADGQAAAPRPRA is encoded by the coding sequence ATGACGCCAGAGAAGCTCGTTCACGCACAGACCGTCGAAGCGCTGTTCGTCCGTGCCTTCGAGAACCGCCTGACGCCGGCTTCCCGAGAGGCCTTCAAGAAGGTGGGCCTGGACCTGGACCGGAAGCTGGAGCGGTCCTACACGCTGGAGCAGTGGAGGACGTTCCTGCGGACCGCCGCGGCGCACATCTACGGGGGAGTCCCCGCCGAGGCCGCCTACTACTCGCTGGGCGGGCGCTTCATGGACGCGTGGTTCGGCACCTTCTTCGGCAAGGCGCTGCTGGGCATGGCCCGGCTGGCGGGCCCCCGGAGGATGCTGCTGCGCGCCGCCCACGGCTTCCGCGCGGGCAACAACTTCAGCGAGGTGCGCGTGGTGGAGCGTGGCCCCACCTCGGTGGAGCTGTGGATGAATGACGTGATGGCGGATCAGCCCACGTTCGCCGCGGGCCTGCTGTCGCGGGCGGTGGAGCTGGCCGGGGGCTGGCGCGTGGTGGCCATCCCCGAGGGCTTCGACGGCACCTGCTGCACCTTCCACATCCGCTGGTCCGAGGCCCCCGCCGTGGAGACGCTCACCCCGGGCGCCACTGCGGATGGGCAAGCAGCCGCGCCTCGACCTCGGGCGTGA
- a CDS encoding OPT family oligopeptide transporter produces MAQPALRLEPEPEDATSVPPSRMLLRVPGDTPEAADTFWLRQVYRGDRLPQLTLRAVLLGSAVGVVTCATNLYAGLKVGLQFGVAVTAVLLAQMTHGLLRRLSPGLGGAPLSPLEACCSQAVASAAGYATGGALVSVQGAYLITQGHHPPGWTLLAWTFLLSALGVLFAVPLKRQLVDREQLPFATGTAAAVTVHALNGTGAEAAARLRALGLGGLVAGVITAGREALGRIPAAWPLPGSLGGVPLEKLGFALETSLLPVGAGALLGLRTTASMLLGAGVFHGLVAPRLISAGHISAEGGVGALLTWGLWPGAAALTTASLLRFALQGRTLARALRGWGAARNRPPHPVDALQVPRGWLLAGMAVLTPATVAVAHVGFGIPVLHATLAVGLSFILCLMACRVTGETDATPVGPLGQVTQLTYGVLLPRNVEANLVTAGITVNAASSAADLLSDLKTGHLLGAHPRRQFLAQLLGTAVGALAVVPLFYLLVPDRSALGGERFPAPAAFTTASVAEVLASGLEGLSPAIRAAVAWAALAAAVLTLAEHLLPERLRRWAPSPLGVGLACLLPASTSMGLFIGGLAMAVTQRVRPASVEGRVLPLSAGLIAGEGLVGVVIAALGSVW; encoded by the coding sequence ATGGCCCAGCCAGCACTCCGCCTCGAGCCCGAGCCCGAGGACGCCACCTCCGTGCCGCCCTCGCGGATGCTGCTGCGCGTCCCCGGCGACACTCCCGAGGCGGCGGACACCTTCTGGCTGCGCCAGGTGTACCGGGGGGATCGGCTGCCGCAGCTCACCCTGCGCGCGGTGCTGCTGGGCAGCGCCGTCGGTGTCGTCACCTGTGCCACCAACCTGTATGCCGGGCTGAAGGTGGGCCTGCAGTTCGGCGTGGCCGTCACCGCCGTGCTGCTGGCGCAGATGACCCATGGGCTGCTGCGCCGGCTCTCGCCCGGGCTCGGCGGGGCGCCCCTGTCACCGCTGGAGGCGTGTTGCTCACAGGCGGTGGCCTCCGCGGCGGGCTATGCCACCGGGGGCGCGCTGGTGTCCGTCCAGGGGGCGTACCTCATCACCCAGGGCCACCACCCGCCCGGGTGGACGCTGCTGGCGTGGACGTTCCTGCTGTCCGCGCTGGGCGTCCTCTTCGCCGTGCCGCTCAAGCGGCAGCTGGTGGATCGCGAGCAGCTCCCCTTCGCCACCGGCACCGCCGCCGCCGTCACCGTGCATGCGCTCAACGGCACGGGGGCCGAGGCCGCTGCCCGGCTGCGGGCGCTGGGGCTGGGGGGGCTGGTGGCGGGGGTTATCACCGCCGGGCGCGAGGCGCTGGGCCGCATCCCCGCCGCGTGGCCTCTCCCCGGCTCGCTGGGCGGGGTGCCTCTGGAGAAGCTGGGCTTTGCCCTGGAGACGAGCCTGCTGCCCGTGGGGGCCGGGGCGCTCCTGGGGCTGCGCACCACCGCCTCCATGCTGCTGGGCGCGGGGGTGTTCCATGGGCTGGTGGCGCCGAGGTTGATCTCGGCCGGCCACATCTCCGCCGAGGGGGGAGTGGGTGCGCTCCTCACCTGGGGGCTCTGGCCGGGCGCCGCCGCGCTCACCACCGCGTCGCTGCTGCGCTTCGCCCTCCAGGGCCGGACGCTGGCGCGCGCGCTGCGAGGGTGGGGGGCCGCGCGGAACCGGCCGCCGCATCCGGTGGACGCGCTCCAGGTGCCGCGGGGCTGGCTGCTCGCCGGGATGGCGGTGCTCACCCCCGCCACCGTGGCCGTGGCGCATGTGGGCTTTGGCATCCCCGTGCTCCACGCCACGCTCGCCGTGGGGCTGTCCTTCATCCTGTGCCTGATGGCCTGTCGCGTCACCGGCGAGACGGATGCCACGCCCGTGGGGCCGCTGGGGCAGGTGACGCAGCTCACCTATGGCGTGCTGCTGCCGCGCAACGTGGAGGCCAACCTCGTGACGGCCGGCATCACCGTCAACGCGGCCTCCTCCGCGGCGGACCTCTTGAGCGATCTCAAGACGGGGCACCTGCTGGGCGCCCACCCGCGGCGCCAGTTCCTCGCGCAGCTGCTGGGGACGGCCGTGGGCGCCCTGGCCGTCGTGCCCCTGTTCTACCTGCTGGTGCCGGACCGCTCCGCGCTGGGCGGAGAGCGCTTCCCAGCCCCCGCGGCCTTCACCACCGCGAGCGTCGCCGAGGTGCTCGCCTCGGGCCTGGAGGGGCTCTCGCCCGCCATTCGAGCCGCGGTGGCCTGGGCGGCGCTCGCCGCGGCCGTGCTCACCCTCGCCGAGCACCTGCTGCCCGAGCGGCTGCGGCGCTGGGCTCCCTCGCCGCTGGGGGTGGGGCTGGCGTGTCTGCTGCCGGCGTCCACCTCCATGGGCCTCTTCATCGGAGGGCTGGCGATGGCGGTGACGCAGCGCGTGCGTCCCGCCTCCGTGGAGGGCCGGGTGCTACCTCTGTCCGCGGGGCTCATCGCGGGCGAAGGGCTCGTTGGAGTCGTCATCGCCGCACTGGGATCAGTCTGGTAG